A genome region from Brassica oleracea var. oleracea cultivar TO1000 chromosome C2, BOL, whole genome shotgun sequence includes the following:
- the LOC106324424 gene encoding glutathione S-transferase T3-like encodes MKSPPLSRDLPPTMKTPHLSPHLPPMMKNPHRSSPSVDLIDGQNLWKDQQTRRLVEEDDDNCKKIPICYFSFTLEMYFNPFTSSSNFVDLLSSQQQNVIFGSVSDSVSLSSSQPPFFGVQGTEDSNFGEYTQARQKERRTWSPTDDVVLISSWLNTSKDANSCVLQCKSKACGCEKREASHCKNRWQKINDVVCKFCGAYEAATRERTSGQNENDVLKLAHEIFFTNHKKRFTLEHAWKELRNDQKWCEQSTAKNDGGYKKRKCGDVSHSASSKATEADSVDDDEATNRPKGVKATKASSKKTAADGKELSQFQTMWSLKKEDLALKERLSKIKLLDRLHAKEGPLPDYEEPLKKKLIDEFMSI; translated from the exons ATGAAGAGTCCGCCTCTGTCTCGTGATCTTCCCCCGACGATGAAGACTCCGCATCTGTCTCCTCATCTTCCCCCGATGATGAAGAATCCGCATCGGTCCTCTCCTTCGGTGGATCTCATAGACGGTCAGAACTT ATGGAAGGATCAACAAACACGAAGGTTAGTAGAAGAAGATGACGACAACTGTAAAAAG ATTCCTATCTGTTATTTCTCTTTCACTTTGGAAATGTATTTTAATCCGTTTACATCGTCTTCAAACTTTGTTGATCTGCTTAGCAGTCAACAACAAAATGTTATCTTCGGTAGTGTATCAGACAGTGTCTCACTGTCTTCATCGCAACCTCCCTTCTTTGGTGTTCAAGGCACCGAGGACTCAAACTTTGGGGAATACACTCAAGCCAGACAGAAAGAAAGAAGAACATGGTCGCCTACAGACGACGTTGTGCTCATCAGCTCGTGGTTAAACACGAGCAAAGATGCA AATAGCTGCGTACTACAATGCAAGTCCAAAGCTTGTGGGTGTGAAAAGAGAGAGGCATCGCACTGTAAGAATAGGTGGCAGAAGATCAATGATGTCGTTTGCAAGTTTTGTGGTGCCTATGAAGCAGCTACCAGAGAGAGGACCAGTGGACAAAACGAGAATGATGTCCTGAAGCTAGCCCACGAAATATTCTTCACCAACCATAAAAAAAGGTTCACCCTTGAGCATGCTTGGAAAGAGTTGCGAAATGATCAGAAGTGGTGCGAGCAGTCTACAGCTAAAAATGATGGAGGCTACAAGAAGAGGAAGTGTGGGGATGTTTCACATTCAGCTAGCTCTAAAGCAACTGAAGCAGATTCTGTTGACGATGATGAAGCAACAAATCGCCCCAAGGGTGTGAAGGCAACAAAGGCCAGTTCTAAAAAGACTGCAGCTGATGGGAAAGAGCTGTCTCAGTTTCAGACAATGTGGAGCTTGAAGAAGGAAGACTTGGCTTTGAAAGAGAGGCTGTCTAAAATAAAGCTACTTGACAGGCTCCATGCTAAAGAAGGACCACTACCAGATTATGAAGAGCCATTGAAGAAGAAACTCATTGATGAGTTTATGTCCATTTAG
- the LOC106325827 gene encoding F-box protein SNE, with translation MSEKRIGMVEKSNNKRQRVNLVPTFPINDHHDVLVEILRRLDGPSLCSAACVCRLWSAVACNDSIWEELCFRQVSPRPSLSLRSVVSALGGYRCLYFLCIRPVLARLPKIIWSRDQLQLSLSLYCVHYYERLYVGAWLGDAPPSSLMFLRKPVNVV, from the coding sequence ATGTCGGAGAAACGAATCGGTATGGTTGAGAAAAGTAACAACAAGAGACAACGAGTGAATCTTGTTCCCACATTCCCCATCAACGACCACCACGACGTTCTTGTTGAAATCCTCCGGCGACTAGACGGCCCTTCTCTCTGCTCAGCCGCTTGCGTGTGCCGTCTTTGGTCAGCCGTGGCTTGCAACGACTCAATATGGGAAGAGCTTTGTTTCCGACAAGTGTCACCACGACCTTCGCTTTCACTTCGCTCAGTTGTGTCTGCTCTAGGTGGCTACCGATGTCTCTACTTCCTCTGCATCCGTCCGGTCCTCGCACGACTCCCCAAGATCATTTGGAGCCGAGACCAGCTCCAGCTCTCACTCTCCCTCTACTGTGTTCACTACTACGAGCGCCTTTACGTCGGCGCGTGGCTTGGAGACGCGCCACCTTCTTCGCTCATGTTCCTTAGGAAACCCGTCAACGTAGTCTGA